The Amycolatopsis sp. DG1A-15b genome window below encodes:
- a CDS encoding lysylphosphatidylglycerol synthase transmembrane domain-containing protein, producing the protein MKRALAWLRILGAAGILAVLVWQLGSAAFLDGLGRISVPGVLAALAIGFATTLFSAGRWQIVATRLGLRLSLRTAVADYYRALFFNGVLPAGVLGDVHRAVQHGRDSGDVPRGVRAVVLERTAGQVVLIASAVTVVLASPSVVPGAFREVVVVAGVVVVLAAVAALVVGRLLGGRWIHSPSKWRRGFAVTLADVRLGLLTRETWPSVGFLSVATLAGHLALFVVAARVAGVGAPVWQLVPLMVLALLAMGLPLNIGGFGPREGVCALLFGAAGLGAAQGVTVAVVYGVLTLVASLPGAGVLFVRSVAGFRETRAPHTGVVPAPRAAAGTGIESEVGLKS; encoded by the coding sequence ATGAAGCGGGCACTGGCCTGGCTGCGGATCCTCGGCGCGGCCGGCATCCTCGCCGTCCTCGTCTGGCAGCTCGGCAGCGCCGCCTTCCTCGACGGGCTCGGCCGGATCAGCGTGCCCGGCGTGCTCGCCGCGCTCGCCATCGGCTTCGCGACGACGCTGTTCAGCGCGGGCCGCTGGCAGATCGTCGCCACCCGGCTCGGCCTGCGGCTTTCGCTGCGCACCGCCGTCGCCGACTACTACCGCGCGCTGTTCTTCAACGGCGTGCTGCCCGCAGGCGTCCTCGGTGACGTCCACCGCGCGGTGCAGCACGGCCGCGACAGCGGGGACGTGCCGCGCGGCGTGCGGGCCGTCGTCCTGGAGCGCACCGCGGGCCAGGTCGTGCTGATCGCGTCGGCGGTCACCGTCGTGCTCGCGTCGCCTTCGGTGGTGCCCGGCGCGTTCCGCGAGGTCGTCGTGGTGGCCGGGGTGGTCGTCGTGCTCGCCGCCGTCGCCGCGCTGGTCGTCGGCCGCCTGCTCGGCGGCCGCTGGATCCACAGCCCGTCGAAGTGGCGCCGCGGCTTCGCGGTCACCCTCGCCGACGTCCGGCTCGGCCTGCTGACCCGCGAGACGTGGCCCAGCGTGGGCTTCCTGTCCGTCGCGACCCTGGCCGGGCACCTGGCGCTGTTCGTCGTCGCCGCTCGCGTCGCCGGGGTCGGCGCGCCGGTGTGGCAGCTCGTGCCCCTGATGGTCCTCGCGCTGCTCGCGATGGGCCTCCCGCTCAACATCGGCGGCTTCGGCCCGCGCGAGGGCGTCTGCGCCCTGCTCTTCGGCGCGGCCGGTCTGGGAGCCGCCCAAGGTGTCACCGTCGCCGTGGTCTACGGCGTGCTCACGCTCGTCGCGAGCCTGCCCGGCGCCGGTGTCCTGTTCGTCCGGAGTGTCGCCGGGTTCCGCGAGACCCGCGCTCCGCACACCGGTGTCGTGCCCGCTCCGCGCGCGGCGGCCGGCACCGGGATCGAATCGGAAGTGGGGTTGAAGTCATGA
- a CDS encoding creatininase family protein: MTDLFPLATTVDEQERRASIAVLPVGSFEQHGAHLPLSTDTVIAATLAKAVAAAYPVLHLPPITISCSHEHAGWAGTVSISARTLHAVVTDIAASLKASGVDRLVLVNGHGGNYVLSNVVQEAAGAMALFPGVADWQAAHTAAGLRTSLDDDMHAGELETSILLHAHPHLVRPGHETADHVTDRDHLLTLGLRAYTESGVVGRPSLASAAKGHVVLDTLVQRFAGVLEVLGA, from the coding sequence ATGACCGATCTGTTCCCGCTCGCCACCACCGTCGACGAGCAGGAGCGGCGGGCGTCGATCGCGGTGCTGCCGGTCGGCAGCTTCGAGCAGCACGGCGCGCACCTGCCGCTGTCGACCGACACGGTCATCGCGGCGACTCTCGCGAAAGCCGTCGCCGCGGCGTACCCCGTCCTCCACCTGCCGCCGATCACGATCTCGTGCTCGCACGAGCACGCGGGGTGGGCCGGCACGGTGAGCATTTCGGCGCGCACGCTGCACGCCGTGGTCACCGACATCGCCGCGTCCCTGAAAGCGTCCGGGGTGGACCGGCTCGTGCTGGTCAACGGGCACGGCGGCAACTACGTACTGTCCAATGTGGTCCAGGAGGCGGCGGGCGCGATGGCGCTGTTCCCCGGGGTCGCGGACTGGCAGGCGGCGCACACCGCGGCCGGCCTGCGGACGTCACTGGACGACGACATGCACGCGGGCGAGCTGGAGACGTCGATCCTGCTGCACGCCCACCCGCACCTGGTCCGGCCCGGACACGAAACGGCCGACCACGTCACCGACCGGGACCACCTGCTGACCTTGGGCCTGCGGGCGTACACGGAGTCGGGGGTGGTCGGCCGTCCTTCGCTGGCGAGCGCAGCCAAGGGGCACGTCGTGCTGGACACGCTGGTCCAGCGCTTCGCCGGCGTCCTCGAGGTGTTAGGCGCCTGA
- a CDS encoding 6-carboxytetrahydropterin synthase: MFSITVRDHVMVAHSFRGEVFGPAQRLHGATFVVDATFRRAELDEDNIVVDIGKATEELGAVLSDLNYRNLDEEPEFKGINTSTEFLAKVIADRLADAVHAGRLGEGARGLDGITVSLHESHIAWASYERAL, from the coding sequence GTGTTCAGCATCACCGTCCGTGACCACGTGATGGTCGCCCACAGCTTCCGCGGGGAAGTCTTCGGTCCCGCGCAACGCCTGCACGGGGCGACTTTCGTGGTGGATGCGACGTTCCGCCGGGCCGAGCTCGACGAGGACAACATCGTCGTCGACATCGGCAAGGCCACGGAGGAACTCGGGGCGGTGCTGAGCGACCTGAACTACCGCAACCTCGACGAGGAACCCGAGTTCAAGGGGATCAACACCTCGACCGAGTTCCTCGCGAAGGTCATCGCCGACCGCCTGGCCGACGCCGTCCACGCCGGACGCCTCGGCGAAGGCGCGCGCGGCCTCGACGGGATCACCGTCTCGCTGCACGAATCGCACATTGCCTGGGCGAGTTACGAGCGTGCACTGTGA
- a CDS encoding glycosyltransferase family 4 protein yields the protein MNSLYVILPGDVDDSSVPSGGNTYDRRMCDRLAAAGFDVHEIAVSGSWPRPDTEARAVLGHLLSALPTGSAVLLDGLVACGVPEVVVPQARRLSVSVLVHLPLADETGLPPALAAELDALERETLRAVGSVVATSEWAARRLIGHHGLAPHRVHSVTPGVDPAPLAVGTDGVSRLVCVANVTPRKGQGVLAQALETVADLRWTCECVGGIRRETKYVERLREHRLGPRFTLTGPRTGRALEATYHTADLLVLPSRAETFGMVVTEALARGVPVLTTDVDALPDTVGVAPDGSVPGMLVPGDDVEALGAALRRWLTEPALRSRLRASAKLRRETLTGWDDTARRIAEILHRQEAAA from the coding sequence GTGAACAGTCTGTACGTGATCCTCCCCGGGGACGTCGACGACTCGTCCGTCCCCAGTGGCGGCAACACCTACGACCGCCGGATGTGCGACCGGCTCGCCGCCGCCGGTTTCGACGTGCACGAGATCGCCGTCTCCGGCAGCTGGCCGCGGCCGGACACCGAGGCCCGCGCGGTCCTCGGCCACCTGCTCTCCGCGCTGCCCACCGGCTCCGCCGTGCTGCTCGACGGCCTGGTCGCGTGCGGCGTGCCCGAGGTCGTCGTCCCGCAGGCGCGCCGGCTGTCGGTGTCGGTGCTGGTGCACCTGCCGCTGGCCGACGAGACGGGCCTGCCGCCCGCGCTCGCGGCCGAGCTCGACGCGCTGGAGCGCGAGACGCTGCGGGCCGTCGGCTCGGTCGTCGCGACCAGCGAGTGGGCCGCGCGCCGCCTGATCGGCCACCACGGCCTGGCCCCGCACCGCGTGCACTCGGTGACGCCGGGCGTCGACCCGGCGCCGCTCGCCGTCGGCACCGACGGCGTGTCCCGCCTGGTCTGCGTGGCCAACGTGACCCCGCGCAAGGGCCAGGGCGTGCTCGCCCAGGCCCTCGAAACCGTCGCCGACCTGCGCTGGACCTGCGAATGCGTCGGGGGGATCCGGCGCGAGACCAAGTACGTCGAGCGGCTGCGGGAGCACCGCCTCGGCCCCCGCTTCACGCTCACCGGCCCCCGGACCGGCCGCGCGCTCGAGGCGACCTACCACACCGCCGACCTGCTCGTGCTGCCCTCGCGCGCCGAAACCTTCGGCATGGTCGTCACCGAGGCCCTCGCCCGCGGCGTGCCGGTGCTGACCACCGATGTCGACGCGTTGCCCGACACCGTCGGCGTCGCGCCGGACGGCTCGGTGCCCGGCATGCTCGTCCCCGGCGACGACGTCGAGGCGCTCGGCGCCGCCCTGCGCCGCTGGCTCACCGAGCCGGCACTGCGGTCGCGGCTGCGCGCGTCGGCGAAGCTGCGCCGCGAGACCCTGACCGGCTGGGACGACACCGCCCGCCGGATCGCCGAGATCCTGCACCGGCAGGAGGCGGCGGCATGA
- a CDS encoding zinc-binding alcohol dehydrogenase yields MEQAFWVQSPGSGQLREERLPTPGPDDVLVRTLCSGVSRGTETLVFRGGVPASQHDVMRAPFQEGEFPGPVKYGYLNVGVVEQGPAHLEGKTVFCLYPHQTAYVVPATAVTPVPDAVPPGRAILAGTVETAVNAVWDARPRLGDRIAVIGAGMVGCSVAKLLTGFPAARVQLIDVDPAKADIAAALGVEFSIPEEALGDCDLVVHASASEAGLARALELLAPEGEVVELSWYGDRRVSVPLGENFHSRRLVIRSSQVGTVARPDRSYAERLGVALDLLADPAFEALVSGECMFKDLPSVLPRLVTDELSALCLRVMYQPH; encoded by the coding sequence GTGGAACAGGCTTTCTGGGTTCAAAGTCCCGGCTCGGGACAGCTGCGCGAGGAGCGGCTGCCCACGCCCGGACCGGACGACGTGCTCGTCCGCACGCTGTGCTCCGGGGTGAGCCGCGGCACCGAAACCCTCGTCTTCCGCGGCGGCGTCCCGGCGAGCCAGCACGACGTCATGCGCGCCCCCTTTCAGGAGGGCGAGTTCCCCGGCCCGGTCAAGTACGGCTACCTCAACGTCGGCGTCGTCGAACAGGGCCCGGCGCACCTCGAGGGCAAGACGGTCTTCTGCCTCTACCCGCACCAGACCGCGTACGTCGTCCCGGCGACCGCGGTGACGCCGGTGCCGGATGCCGTCCCGCCCGGGCGAGCGATCCTGGCCGGAACGGTGGAGACGGCCGTGAACGCCGTGTGGGACGCGCGCCCGCGGCTCGGCGACCGGATCGCCGTCATCGGCGCCGGGATGGTCGGCTGCAGCGTCGCGAAGCTGCTCACCGGCTTCCCGGCCGCGCGGGTGCAGCTGATCGACGTCGATCCGGCCAAAGCGGACATCGCCGCCGCGCTCGGGGTCGAGTTCTCGATACCGGAGGAGGCGCTCGGCGACTGCGACCTCGTCGTGCACGCGAGCGCCAGCGAGGCCGGGCTCGCCCGGGCGCTGGAGCTGCTCGCGCCGGAAGGGGAGGTCGTCGAGCTGTCGTGGTACGGCGACCGGCGGGTCAGCGTCCCGCTCGGCGAGAACTTCCATTCGCGACGCCTGGTGATCCGCAGCAGCCAGGTCGGAACGGTCGCGCGGCCCGATCGCAGCTACGCCGAGCGCCTCGGCGTCGCGCTGGATCTGCTGGCCGATCCGGCGTTCGAAGCGCTGGTCAGCGGCGAGTGCATGTTTAAGGATCTTCCTTCCGTGCTACCCCGCCTGGTCACCGATGAACTTTCCGCCCTGTGCCTCCGTGTCATGTATCAGCCGCATTGA
- a CDS encoding glycosyltransferase family 4 protein: MVFILPAAPPGSDTYDKRMCQNLPAVGQPVLELPIAGDWPEPDATSRRRLARSLAALPDRTVVLLDGMIASGVPEIVVPHARRLRLAVLVHQALADEPGLTPAHAAELDACERETLRMAGMVVATSPWLARLLIDRHDLDPARVYVAKPGTDAAPLAAGADGVSRLLCVGDVTRRNGHDVLVQALGEVDHLALSCVFAGSLEADPAYVGELGWSIERLGLGGRITLAGDAVDLGAAYNAADLLVIPARAATSGMFVAQALARGIPVLATEVGGVYDALGVDADGEMPGLLVEPDDPFALADALHRWYADPELRRSLRTAALGRGSALEEWDVAARRLTHVLSRLASEPRIVA; the protein is encoded by the coding sequence ATGGTGTTCATCCTCCCGGCCGCGCCACCGGGCAGCGACACCTACGACAAGCGGATGTGCCAGAACCTGCCCGCCGTCGGGCAGCCGGTGCTGGAGCTGCCGATCGCCGGGGACTGGCCGGAGCCGGACGCGACGTCGAGACGCCGCCTGGCGCGGTCGCTGGCCGCGCTGCCGGACCGGACGGTCGTGCTGCTCGACGGCATGATCGCCTCCGGCGTGCCCGAGATCGTCGTCCCGCACGCGCGGCGGCTGCGCCTGGCCGTGCTGGTGCACCAGGCCCTCGCCGACGAACCGGGGCTGACCCCGGCGCACGCCGCGGAGCTGGACGCGTGCGAGCGCGAGACGCTGCGGATGGCCGGGATGGTCGTCGCGACCAGCCCGTGGCTCGCCCGCCTGCTGATCGACCGCCACGACCTGGACCCGGCCCGCGTCTACGTCGCCAAGCCCGGCACCGACGCGGCCCCGCTCGCGGCGGGCGCGGACGGCGTGTCCCGGCTCCTCTGCGTGGGGGACGTGACCCGCCGCAACGGCCACGACGTGCTGGTCCAGGCCCTCGGCGAGGTCGACCACCTGGCCCTGTCGTGCGTCTTCGCCGGCTCGCTGGAGGCGGACCCGGCGTACGTCGGCGAGCTCGGCTGGTCGATCGAGCGGCTCGGCCTCGGCGGCCGCATCACGCTCGCGGGCGACGCGGTCGACCTCGGCGCGGCGTACAACGCGGCGGACCTGCTGGTCATCCCGGCCCGCGCGGCGACGTCCGGCATGTTCGTCGCCCAGGCGCTGGCCAGGGGCATCCCGGTGCTGGCCACCGAGGTGGGCGGGGTGTACGACGCACTGGGCGTCGACGCGGACGGCGAGATGCCGGGCCTGCTGGTGGAGCCGGACGACCCATTCGCGCTGGCCGACGCACTGCACCGCTGGTACGCGGACCCGGAGCTGCGAAGGTCCCTCCGCACGGCGGCCCTGGGCCGCGGAAGCGCATTGGAGGAGTGGGACGTGGCGGCCCGCCGGCTGACCCACGTCCTTTCGCGGCTGGCGTCCGAACCGCGGATCGTCGCCTGA
- a CDS encoding class I SAM-dependent methyltransferase — protein MTAFAPDWLYLREPADAAARATELLGPLRDFLPTGEDIVIRDLGCGTGSLGRWLAARLPGSQHWILHDHDTDLLTHAQASLPGTALDGSPVDVVAEQRDITALRAADLAGTSLVTASALLDLLTRDEVTALATAVVEAGCAALLMLSVTGKVELSPADPLDPAIAAAFNAHQRRVTEDGRRLLGPNAVDVAATAFGRLGATVVRADSAWRLGPDQAELQRQWLEGWVGAAVEELPELRPVAEVYLQRRLEMAAAGELHAVIHHGDLLVLPPSVEAAA, from the coding sequence ATGACCGCGTTCGCACCCGACTGGCTCTACCTGCGCGAACCCGCCGACGCCGCGGCCCGCGCCACCGAACTCCTCGGCCCGCTCCGCGACTTCTTGCCGACCGGCGAAGACATCGTCATCCGCGACCTCGGCTGCGGCACCGGCTCGCTCGGCCGCTGGCTGGCCGCCCGCCTGCCCGGCAGCCAGCACTGGATCCTGCACGACCACGACACCGACCTGCTCACCCACGCCCAGGCGAGCCTCCCCGGCACCGCGCTCGACGGCAGCCCGGTCGACGTCGTCGCCGAGCAGCGCGACATCACCGCGCTGCGGGCCGCCGACCTCGCCGGGACGTCGCTGGTCACCGCGTCCGCCCTGCTCGACCTGCTGACCAGGGACGAAGTCACGGCCTTGGCCACGGCGGTCGTCGAAGCGGGCTGCGCGGCACTGCTGATGCTGTCGGTCACCGGCAAGGTGGAGCTCTCGCCCGCCGACCCGCTCGACCCCGCGATCGCCGCCGCGTTCAACGCCCACCAGCGCCGGGTCACCGAAGACGGCCGCCGGCTGCTCGGCCCGAACGCCGTGGACGTCGCCGCGACCGCGTTCGGCAGGCTCGGCGCCACGGTCGTCCGCGCGGACAGCGCCTGGCGGCTCGGCCCGGACCAGGCCGAACTGCAGCGGCAGTGGCTCGAAGGCTGGGTCGGTGCCGCCGTCGAAGAGCTGCCGGAGCTGCGCCCGGTCGCCGAGGTCTACCTGCAGCGGCGGCTGGAGATGGCCGCGGCCGGCGAGCTGCACGCGGTGATCCACCACGGCGACCTGCTGGTCCTGCCGCCGAGCGTGGAGGCGGCGGCATGA
- a CDS encoding serine/threonine-protein kinase, with the protein MLVESRRIRDRYRLLEPIGGGAMGTVWRAQDEKLDRTVAIKELLLPHDHDEQRTQEAKNRAMREARIAARLQHSHAITVFAVLEEEDRPWLVMEYLPSKSLALVLGEEPATVDDAIRVGVQISSALAGAHRAGVVHRDVKPANILVAEDGTAKITDFGISRAIGDVKLTATGEIAGTPAYLAPEVARGEDADFAADVFSLGATLYAAVEGQSPYGTADNPIALLYKASSGEIVPPEKAGRLTPLLLRMLASEPAERPSMDEVEQELLALLPDAEPGDSVLAATVPETEPPAVPTVPAAVSVPAGEVTTVSPGARKGLIAVGAGAALLCVAVVVAILLVVRQKAPDGNVAAPPPSPTPSTSASATPSASSPAPSSSPSPTPPTSATSAPPTSPTVSTVSSSKTAAQALSDYYSLLPNNPQAAWNLLTDKFRASRNQTYEKYKNFWSQYRKVEASSVKEVGTNQVTAHVTYDGAKPENDTFTLVQVNGIWMIDSQS; encoded by the coding sequence ATGCTCGTGGAAAGTCGCCGGATCCGCGATCGGTACCGGCTGCTCGAGCCGATCGGCGGCGGTGCGATGGGCACGGTGTGGCGAGCCCAGGACGAAAAGCTCGACCGCACCGTGGCGATCAAGGAACTCCTGCTGCCGCACGACCACGACGAGCAACGCACCCAGGAAGCGAAGAACCGCGCGATGCGCGAGGCGCGGATCGCCGCCCGGTTGCAGCATTCCCACGCGATCACCGTGTTCGCCGTCCTCGAGGAGGAGGACCGGCCGTGGCTGGTGATGGAGTACCTGCCGTCTAAGAGCTTGGCCCTCGTGCTCGGCGAGGAGCCGGCCACGGTGGACGACGCCATCCGCGTCGGCGTCCAGATCAGCTCGGCGCTGGCCGGGGCGCACCGCGCCGGGGTTGTGCACCGCGACGTGAAGCCGGCCAACATCCTGGTCGCCGAGGACGGCACGGCGAAGATCACCGACTTCGGCATCTCGCGCGCGATCGGTGACGTCAAGCTGACGGCCACCGGGGAGATCGCCGGAACGCCCGCGTACCTCGCGCCGGAGGTGGCCCGCGGCGAGGACGCCGACTTCGCCGCCGACGTCTTCTCGCTCGGGGCCACGCTGTACGCCGCCGTCGAGGGGCAGTCGCCGTACGGCACGGCCGACAACCCGATCGCCTTGCTCTACAAGGCCTCCAGCGGCGAGATCGTGCCGCCGGAGAAGGCGGGCCGGCTGACGCCGCTGCTGCTGCGGATGCTCGCCTCCGAGCCGGCCGAGCGCCCGTCGATGGACGAGGTCGAGCAGGAGCTGCTGGCGCTGCTGCCGGACGCGGAGCCCGGCGACTCGGTGCTCGCGGCGACGGTGCCGGAAACCGAGCCGCCCGCGGTCCCGACCGTGCCGGCCGCCGTCTCCGTGCCCGCGGGCGAGGTCACCACGGTGTCGCCGGGCGCCCGCAAGGGCCTGATCGCCGTCGGGGCGGGCGCGGCGCTGCTGTGCGTCGCGGTCGTCGTGGCGATCCTCCTCGTCGTGCGGCAGAAGGCCCCGGACGGCAACGTCGCCGCGCCACCGCCGTCGCCGACGCCGTCCACCTCGGCGTCGGCGACCCCTTCGGCGTCATCGCCGGCGCCGTCGTCTTCCCCGTCGCCGACGCCGCCGACCTCGGCCACCTCGGCTCCGCCGACTTCGCCGACGGTTTCGACGGTGTCTTCGTCGAAGACGGCGGCTCAGGCGCTGAGCGACTACTACTCGCTGCTCCCGAACAATCCGCAGGCGGCGTGGAACCTGCTCACCGACAAGTTCAGGGCCTCCCGCAACCAGACCTACGAGAAGTACAAGAACTTCTGGAGCCAATACCGGAAGGTGGAGGCGTCCAGCGTCAAGGAGGTCGGGACCAACCAGGTCACGGCGCACGTCACCTACGACGGGGCCAAGCCCGAGAACGACACCTTCACGCTGGTCCAGGTGAACGGAATCTGGATGATTGACTCGCAGAGCTGA
- a CDS encoding CDP-alcohol phosphatidyltransferase family protein — protein MIKQDLLLRAVVPAPVLAAGVFGGGFPPLAWATGVVYSLALVLLTEWGLRRSGRGAFGPADWITFARAILVGCAAALIAEGDFSLGWLVGLVGVALLLDGLDGQVARRTGTASEFGARFDMEVDAFLILLLCIQVSRTLGLWVLAIGLMRYVFVAASWTMPWLTAPLYPSMARKTVAAVQGVVLVVAVSELLPASVTFAAVAVALTALAWSFGRDVVWLARHRVAVSHRPARIVAITRSSLRRPLGHAWPGHNQAA, from the coding sequence ATGATCAAACAGGACCTTCTCCTGCGTGCGGTGGTTCCGGCGCCGGTGCTCGCCGCGGGGGTCTTCGGGGGCGGTTTCCCGCCGCTCGCCTGGGCGACCGGAGTCGTCTACAGCCTTGCGCTGGTGCTGCTCACCGAGTGGGGGCTGCGCCGCAGCGGCCGCGGCGCCTTCGGGCCCGCGGACTGGATCACCTTCGCCCGCGCGATCCTCGTCGGCTGCGCCGCGGCGCTCATCGCCGAGGGTGATTTTTCCCTCGGGTGGCTGGTCGGGCTGGTCGGTGTCGCGCTGCTCCTGGACGGTCTCGACGGCCAGGTGGCCCGCCGCACCGGAACGGCGTCGGAGTTCGGCGCGCGCTTCGACATGGAGGTCGACGCGTTCTTGATCTTGCTGCTCTGCATCCAGGTGTCCCGCACGCTCGGGCTGTGGGTGCTGGCGATCGGCCTGATGCGGTACGTGTTCGTCGCCGCCTCGTGGACCATGCCCTGGCTGACCGCGCCGCTGTACCCGAGCATGGCGCGCAAGACGGTCGCGGCCGTGCAGGGGGTCGTCCTGGTGGTCGCGGTCTCGGAGCTGCTGCCGGCGTCGGTGACGTTCGCCGCGGTCGCGGTCGCCCTGACCGCGCTGGCGTGGTCGTTCGGCCGGGACGTCGTCTGGCTGGCCCGCCACCGCGTCGCGGTCTCGCACCGGCCGGCCCGGATCGTCGCGATCACCCGCTCGTCCCTGCGCCGGCCGCTGGGCCACGCCTGGCCCGGCCACAACCAGGCCGCCTGA
- the ribA gene encoding GTP cyclohydrolase II has product MTASDVSDLAGGLPRRAVVERVVETRLPTRHGTFRAVGYLDRTGTEQVALVYGDVAPLGALVRVHSECLTGDVFGSTHCECGDQLAVALDRIVEEGSGVLVYVQGHEGRGIGLLAKLEAMRLQQDEGLDTVDANVAQGLPVDARDYHAAAGILTDLGIRSVRLLSNNPAKVEQLTRYGIRISEQVPLLVPPNPENLRYLRTKAERMAHLLPHLGQAYSGA; this is encoded by the coding sequence ATGACCGCAAGTGACGTCAGTGATCTTGCCGGGGGTCTACCGCGCCGGGCGGTGGTCGAGCGGGTCGTCGAAACCCGGCTGCCGACCCGGCACGGGACGTTCCGCGCGGTCGGGTACCTCGACCGCACCGGCACCGAGCAGGTCGCCCTGGTCTACGGCGACGTCGCCCCGCTGGGCGCGCTGGTCCGGGTGCACAGCGAATGCCTGACCGGCGACGTCTTCGGCTCGACGCACTGCGAGTGCGGCGACCAGCTGGCGGTGGCGCTGGACCGGATCGTCGAGGAGGGCTCGGGCGTGCTCGTCTACGTCCAGGGCCACGAGGGCCGCGGGATCGGCCTGCTCGCGAAGCTCGAGGCGATGCGCCTGCAGCAGGACGAGGGTCTCGACACGGTCGACGCGAACGTGGCCCAGGGTCTCCCGGTCGACGCCCGCGACTACCACGCGGCGGCGGGCATCCTGACCGACCTCGGCATCCGCTCGGTGCGGCTGCTGTCGAACAACCCGGCGAAGGTCGAACAGCTCACGCGCTACGGAATCCGGATCAGCGAGCAGGTTCCACTGCTGGTTCCGCCGAACCCGGAGAACCTGCGGTACCTGCGGACGAAGGCCGAGCGGATGGCCCACCTGCTGCCGCACCTGGGCCAGGCCTATTCAGGCGCCTAA
- a CDS encoding inositol monophosphatase family protein, whose translation MTEHAALLDVAREAVAKATEIVRSRPSFSVSAKGDRDLVTDVDTAVEDALREFLAAETPEIGILGEERGRSGDGGGRWWALDPIDGTANFARGIPLCGISLALVDGEHSTVAAITLPYLGVTYTAARGEGAFANGKRVGASTATEVSDAMIAVGDFAIGELAEEKNRARLTLLSDLGARAQKIRMLGTAAIDLAWVADGKLDAALILSNNPWDTMAGVLLVREAGGVVVDRDGSEHTVGSAATIAVGAGLRKEIVDALDRAYGVVR comes from the coding sequence ATGACCGAGCATGCCGCACTACTGGACGTCGCGCGCGAGGCCGTGGCGAAGGCGACGGAGATCGTCAGGTCGCGCCCGAGTTTTTCCGTTTCCGCGAAAGGCGATCGCGACCTGGTGACCGACGTCGACACCGCGGTCGAGGACGCGCTGCGGGAGTTCCTCGCCGCCGAGACGCCGGAGATCGGGATCCTCGGCGAGGAGCGTGGCCGCAGCGGGGACGGCGGGGGCCGCTGGTGGGCGCTCGACCCCATCGACGGGACCGCCAACTTCGCCCGCGGAATTCCGCTCTGCGGGATTTCCCTGGCGCTGGTGGACGGCGAGCACAGCACGGTCGCCGCGATCACGCTGCCGTACCTCGGCGTCACGTACACCGCCGCGCGCGGCGAGGGCGCCTTCGCGAACGGAAAGCGCGTCGGCGCTTCCACCGCGACGGAAGTGTCCGACGCGATGATCGCCGTCGGGGACTTCGCGATCGGCGAGCTCGCCGAGGAGAAGAACCGCGCCCGGCTGACGCTGCTGTCGGACCTCGGCGCGCGGGCGCAGAAGATCCGGATGCTCGGCACGGCGGCCATCGACCTCGCCTGGGTGGCGGACGGAAAGCTCGACGCCGCACTGATCCTGTCCAACAACCCGTGGGACACCATGGCCGGCGTGCTGCTCGTGCGCGAGGCCGGCGGCGTCGTCGTGGACCGCGACGGCAGCGAGCACACGGTCGGTTCCGCGGCGACGATCGCCGTCGGCGCCGGGCTGCGCAAGGAGATCGTGGACGCACTTGATCGGGCGTACGGGGTTGTTCGTTAG